The following proteins come from a genomic window of Trifolium pratense cultivar HEN17-A07 linkage group LG4, ARS_RC_1.1, whole genome shotgun sequence:
- the LOC123920759 gene encoding putative disease resistance protein At4g11170 isoform X1, with protein MSNGAPQPKYDVFVNFRGNDIRDGFLGHMAKAFSRKQINAFVDDKLKRGDDISHSLVQAIEGSFISLIIFSENYASSHWCLEELVKIIECKEKYGQIVIPVFYRVDPTDVRHQKKSYENAFAELEKKYTSLEVQIWRQTLNKSANLSGIKSIDFRNDAELLEEIINLVLKRLSKHPINTKGLVGIGKPIAHLESLLCQESEKVRVIGIWGMGGIGKTTIAEEIFNQKCSEYEGCCFLAKVSEELGRQGGMTLLKEKLFSTLLAEDVKINSPNGLSDYIERRIGRMKVLIVLDDVKEEDQLKMLFGTLDLLQSGSRIIVTTRDKQVLITNEVDDNDIYEVGVLDSSDALELFNLNAFKQSHLEMEFYELSKMVVNYAKGIPLVLKVLAHLLRGKDKAIWESQLDKLKRMPTRKVHDVMRLSYDDLDRLEQKYFLDIACFFNGLSLKVDYMKLLLKDCKSDNSVAVGLERLKDKALIKISEDNVISMHDILQEMGREVVRQESSKDPRKHSRLWDYDDICDVLENEKGTDATIRSIRGDLSGNRKLYLGPHAIAKMTNLQFLDFRGKNKPFDILLYLKEKHDQNCMILLPQGLQSFPPDIRYLHWKHYPLKSFPETFSAENLVMLDLSYSLVEKLWCGVQDLVNLKEVRLSNSILLKELPDFSKATSLNVLLVYSCPRLESIHPSIFSLQKLVQLDLSFCRSLATFTSNSHLSSINYLNLGFCRNLCKFSVTLENIIELDLTAIPINALPASFGFHSKLETLVLKLSQIESIPSSIKNLTKLRKLDIIDCNKLLALPELPSSVETVLVECRLIKTVLFPSKAVEQFKENKKRIEFWNCLNLDERSLINIGLNLQINLMKFTYQHLSTLEHDYVESYVDYKDNFVSYQAVYVYPGSSVPEWLEYKTTNDDMNVDLSPPHLSPLLGFVFCFILAGVVTSDNPIDFKITTIDAEGYGEKVGVKIYTNRSDFFHIYSDHVYMIYDHPSSQYLTNIAKNQTWFKIKVTASTEFNVFAKRSQLKLKGFGISPISHSRYHNLIQQMELFDFDASVTALSISEAGKEA; from the exons ATGTCAAACGGTGCTCCCCAACCAAAGTATGATGTTTTTGTAAACTTTAGGGGCAATGACATCCGCGACGGCTTTCTTGGCCATATGGCTAAGGCTTTTTCTCGAAAGCAAATAAATGCCTTTGTTGACGACAAACTTAAGAGGGGCGACGACATATCACATTCACTTGTTCAGGCAATTGAAGGGTCATTCATTTCATTGATCATATTCTCAGAAAACTATGCTTCTTCACATTGGTGTTTAGAAGAACTTGTGAAAATAATTGAGTGCAAAGAGAAATATGGACAGATAGTAATACCTGTTTTCTACAGGGTAGATCCTACAGATGTACGGCATCAAAAGAAGAGTTATGAAAATGCATTTGCTGAACTTGAAAAAAAGTATACTTCATTGGAGGTGCAAATATGGAGACAAACTTTGAACAAATCTGCTAATTTGTCAGGAATTAAGTCCATAGATTTTCG GAATGATGCTGAGCTACTCGAAGAAATCATTAATCTTGTGTTGAAAAGGTTGAGTAAGCACCCTATTAACACAAAAGGTCTTGTTGGAATTGGCAAACCAATTGCACATTTAGAATCATTGTTATGTCAAGAGTCAGAAAAGGTTCGTGTCATTGGAATTTGGGGTATGGGAGGTATTGGCAAGACAACAATTGCAGAagaaatttttaaccaaaagtGCTCTGAATATGAAGGTTGTTGTTTTTTGGCAAAGGTAAGTGAAGAATTAGGAAGACAAGGTGGAATGACACTTTTGAAAGAGAAACTTTTTTCTACATTACTTGCAGAAGATGTGAAAATCAATTCACCAAATGGGCTGTCTGATTATATTGAGAGAAGGATTGGTCGTATGAAGGTTCTTATTGTTCTTGATGATGTTAAGGAAGAAGATCAGCTAAAGATGTTATTTGGAACTCTTGATTTGCTTCAATCCGGTAGTAGAATAATTGTAACAACTAGAGATAAGCAAGTACTTATTACTAATGAAGTTGATGATAATGATATATATGAAGTTGGGGTATTGGATTCTAGTGATGCACTTGAGCTTTTCAATTTGAATGCATTTAAACAAAGTCATCTTGAAATGGAGTTCTATGAGCTATCAAAGATGGTGGTGAATTATGCCAAAGGAATTCCGTTAGTTCTTAAAGTTTTGGCTCATCTACTTCGTGGAAAAGATAAGGCAATATGGGAAAGTCAGCTAGACAAACTTAAAAGAATGCCAACTAGAAAAGTTCATGATGTAATGAGGCTCAGTTATGATGATCTTGATCGTTTAGAGCAAAAGTACTTTTTAGATATTGCATGTTTCTTCAATGGGTTGAGTTTGAAAGTGGATTACATGAAACTTTTATTGAAAGATTGTAAAAGTGATAATTCAGTGGCTGTTGGGTTAGAAAGGTTGAAAGATAAAGCTCTTATAAAAATTTCTGAAGATAATGTTATATCTATGCATGACATACTGCAAGAAATGGGCCGAGAGGTTGTTCGCCAAGAATCTAGTAAAGACCCTAGAAAACACAGTCGGTTATGGGATTATGATGACATTTGTGATGTATTGGAAAATGAGAAG GGTACTGATGCTACTATTAGAAGCATACGTGGAGACTTGTCTGGAAATAGAAAGCTGTATTTAGGCCCTCATGCAATTGCTAAGATGACCAACCTgcaatttttggattttcgtGGTAAAAATAAACCCTTTGACATCTTATTATATTTGAAAGAGAAACACGACCAAAATTGTATGATTCTTCTTCCTCAAGGACTTCAATCTTTTCCACCTGATATAAGATATCTTCATTGGAAACATTACCCTCTAAAATCATTCCCAGAGACGTTTTCTGCTGAGAATCTTGTTATGTTGGACTTGTCATATAGTCTAGTGGAAAAGCTTTGGTGTGGAGTGCAG GATCTAGTTAATCTAAAAGAAGTTCGACTCTCTAATTCAATATTACTGAAGGAGTTACCAGACTTTTCAAAAGCCACAAGTCTTAATGTATTGCTTGTGTACAGTTGTCCTCGGTTGGAAAGCATCCATCCATCTATTTTCTCTCTTCAAAAGCTTGTGCAATTGGACCTAAGTTTTTGCCGTTCCCTTGCAACATTTACAAGCAACTCCCATTTAAGCTCCATCAATTATCTCAACCTTGGATTTTGCAGAAATCTTTGTAAATTCTCAGTGACTTTGGAGAATATTATTGAATTAGATCTAACGGCCATTCCCATCAATGCACTGCCAGCATCATTTGGATTTCATAGCAAGCTAGAAACCCTGGTTTTAAAACTTAGTCAAATTGAGAGCATACCTTCAAGCATCAAGAATCTTACAAAACTAAGAAAACTAGACATAATAGATTGCAATAAGCTTCTTGCTCTACCCGAGCTTCCTTCATCAGTTGAAACTGTACTCGTTGAATGTCGATTGATTAAAACTGTATTGTTCCCTTCAAAAGCTGTTGAACAATTCAAGGAAAACAAGAAAAGGATTGAGTTCTGGAATTGCTTGAACTTGGATGAACGTTCTCTCATAAATATTGGGTTGAATCTGCAAATCAATTTGATGAAGTTTACGTATCAACATTTATCGACACTGGAACATGATTATGTTGAAAGTTATGTTGATTACAAAGATAACTTTGTTTCTTATCAAGCTGTTTATGTGTATCCTGGAAGTAGTGTTCCAGAGTGGTTGGAGTATAAGACAACAAACGATGACATGAATGTTGATCTCTCTCCACCGCATCTCTCCCCTTTGTTGGGCTTTGTTTTTTGCTTTATCCTTGCTGGGGTGGTTACATCTGATAACCCAATTGACTTTAAAATCACTACAATTGATGCTGAGGGTTATGGTGAAAAGGTTGGTGTCAAAATCTACACGAATAGGTCAGATTTTTTCCACATATATTCAGATCATGTGTATATGATATACGACCATCCAAGTTCTCAGTACCTAACTAACATAGCCAAAAATCAGACATGGTTTAAAATCAAGGTTACAGCATCGACAGAATTCAATGTATTTGCAAAAAGATCACAGTTGAAGCTAAAAGGGTTTGGCATCAGCCCCATAAGCCACTCAAGATATCACAATCTCATTCAACAAATGGAATTGTTTGAT TTTGATGCATCAGTTACTGCACTTTCAATTTCCGAGGCAGGTAAAGAAGCATAG
- the LOC123920759 gene encoding putative disease resistance protein At4g11170 isoform X2 yields the protein MSNGAPQPKYDVFVNFRGNDIRDGFLGHMAKAFSRKQINAFVDDKLKRGDDISHSLVQAIEGSFISLIIFSENYASSHWCLEELVKIIECKEKYGQIVIPVFYRVDPTDVRHQKKSYENAFAELEKKYTSLEVQIWRQTLNKSANLSGIKSIDFRNDAELLEEIINLVLKRLSKHPINTKGLVGIGKPIAHLESLLCQESEKVRVIGIWGMGGIGKTTIAEEIFNQKCSEYEGCCFLAKVSEELGRQGGMTLLKEKLFSTLLAEDVKINSPNGLSDYIERRIGRMKVLIVLDDVKEEDQLKMLFGTLDLLQSGSRIIVTTRDKQVLITNEVDDNDIYEVGVLDSSDALELFNLNAFKQSHLEMEFYELSKMVVNYAKGIPLVLKVLAHLLRGKDKAIWESQLDKLKRMPTRKVHDVMRLSYDDLDRLEQKYFLDIACFFNGLSLKVDYMKLLLKDCKSDNSVAVGLERLKDKALIKISEDNVISMHDILQEMGREVVRQESSKDPRKHSRLWDYDDICDVLENEKGTDATIRSIRGDLSGNRKLYLGPHAIAKMTNLQFLDFRGKNKPFDILLYLKEKHDQNCMILLPQGLQSFPPDIRYLHWKHYPLKSFPETFSAENLVMLDLSYSLVEKLWCGVQDLVNLKEVRLSNSILLKELPDFSKATSLNVLLVYSCPRLESIHPSIFSLQKLVQLDLSFCRSLATFTSNSHLSSINYLNLGFCRNLCKFSVTLENIIELDLTAIPINALPASFGFHSKLETLVLKLSQIESIPSSIKNLTKLRKLDIIDCNKLLALPELPSSVETVLVECRLIKTVLFPSKAVEQFKENKKRIEFWNCLNLDERSLINIGLNLQINLMKFTYQHLSTLEHDYVESYVDYKDNFVSYQAVYVYPGSSVPEWLEYKTTNDDMNVDLSPPHLSPLLGFVFCFILAGVVTSDNPIDFKITTIDAEGYGEKFDASVTALSISEAGKEA from the exons ATGTCAAACGGTGCTCCCCAACCAAAGTATGATGTTTTTGTAAACTTTAGGGGCAATGACATCCGCGACGGCTTTCTTGGCCATATGGCTAAGGCTTTTTCTCGAAAGCAAATAAATGCCTTTGTTGACGACAAACTTAAGAGGGGCGACGACATATCACATTCACTTGTTCAGGCAATTGAAGGGTCATTCATTTCATTGATCATATTCTCAGAAAACTATGCTTCTTCACATTGGTGTTTAGAAGAACTTGTGAAAATAATTGAGTGCAAAGAGAAATATGGACAGATAGTAATACCTGTTTTCTACAGGGTAGATCCTACAGATGTACGGCATCAAAAGAAGAGTTATGAAAATGCATTTGCTGAACTTGAAAAAAAGTATACTTCATTGGAGGTGCAAATATGGAGACAAACTTTGAACAAATCTGCTAATTTGTCAGGAATTAAGTCCATAGATTTTCG GAATGATGCTGAGCTACTCGAAGAAATCATTAATCTTGTGTTGAAAAGGTTGAGTAAGCACCCTATTAACACAAAAGGTCTTGTTGGAATTGGCAAACCAATTGCACATTTAGAATCATTGTTATGTCAAGAGTCAGAAAAGGTTCGTGTCATTGGAATTTGGGGTATGGGAGGTATTGGCAAGACAACAATTGCAGAagaaatttttaaccaaaagtGCTCTGAATATGAAGGTTGTTGTTTTTTGGCAAAGGTAAGTGAAGAATTAGGAAGACAAGGTGGAATGACACTTTTGAAAGAGAAACTTTTTTCTACATTACTTGCAGAAGATGTGAAAATCAATTCACCAAATGGGCTGTCTGATTATATTGAGAGAAGGATTGGTCGTATGAAGGTTCTTATTGTTCTTGATGATGTTAAGGAAGAAGATCAGCTAAAGATGTTATTTGGAACTCTTGATTTGCTTCAATCCGGTAGTAGAATAATTGTAACAACTAGAGATAAGCAAGTACTTATTACTAATGAAGTTGATGATAATGATATATATGAAGTTGGGGTATTGGATTCTAGTGATGCACTTGAGCTTTTCAATTTGAATGCATTTAAACAAAGTCATCTTGAAATGGAGTTCTATGAGCTATCAAAGATGGTGGTGAATTATGCCAAAGGAATTCCGTTAGTTCTTAAAGTTTTGGCTCATCTACTTCGTGGAAAAGATAAGGCAATATGGGAAAGTCAGCTAGACAAACTTAAAAGAATGCCAACTAGAAAAGTTCATGATGTAATGAGGCTCAGTTATGATGATCTTGATCGTTTAGAGCAAAAGTACTTTTTAGATATTGCATGTTTCTTCAATGGGTTGAGTTTGAAAGTGGATTACATGAAACTTTTATTGAAAGATTGTAAAAGTGATAATTCAGTGGCTGTTGGGTTAGAAAGGTTGAAAGATAAAGCTCTTATAAAAATTTCTGAAGATAATGTTATATCTATGCATGACATACTGCAAGAAATGGGCCGAGAGGTTGTTCGCCAAGAATCTAGTAAAGACCCTAGAAAACACAGTCGGTTATGGGATTATGATGACATTTGTGATGTATTGGAAAATGAGAAG GGTACTGATGCTACTATTAGAAGCATACGTGGAGACTTGTCTGGAAATAGAAAGCTGTATTTAGGCCCTCATGCAATTGCTAAGATGACCAACCTgcaatttttggattttcgtGGTAAAAATAAACCCTTTGACATCTTATTATATTTGAAAGAGAAACACGACCAAAATTGTATGATTCTTCTTCCTCAAGGACTTCAATCTTTTCCACCTGATATAAGATATCTTCATTGGAAACATTACCCTCTAAAATCATTCCCAGAGACGTTTTCTGCTGAGAATCTTGTTATGTTGGACTTGTCATATAGTCTAGTGGAAAAGCTTTGGTGTGGAGTGCAG GATCTAGTTAATCTAAAAGAAGTTCGACTCTCTAATTCAATATTACTGAAGGAGTTACCAGACTTTTCAAAAGCCACAAGTCTTAATGTATTGCTTGTGTACAGTTGTCCTCGGTTGGAAAGCATCCATCCATCTATTTTCTCTCTTCAAAAGCTTGTGCAATTGGACCTAAGTTTTTGCCGTTCCCTTGCAACATTTACAAGCAACTCCCATTTAAGCTCCATCAATTATCTCAACCTTGGATTTTGCAGAAATCTTTGTAAATTCTCAGTGACTTTGGAGAATATTATTGAATTAGATCTAACGGCCATTCCCATCAATGCACTGCCAGCATCATTTGGATTTCATAGCAAGCTAGAAACCCTGGTTTTAAAACTTAGTCAAATTGAGAGCATACCTTCAAGCATCAAGAATCTTACAAAACTAAGAAAACTAGACATAATAGATTGCAATAAGCTTCTTGCTCTACCCGAGCTTCCTTCATCAGTTGAAACTGTACTCGTTGAATGTCGATTGATTAAAACTGTATTGTTCCCTTCAAAAGCTGTTGAACAATTCAAGGAAAACAAGAAAAGGATTGAGTTCTGGAATTGCTTGAACTTGGATGAACGTTCTCTCATAAATATTGGGTTGAATCTGCAAATCAATTTGATGAAGTTTACGTATCAACATTTATCGACACTGGAACATGATTATGTTGAAAGTTATGTTGATTACAAAGATAACTTTGTTTCTTATCAAGCTGTTTATGTGTATCCTGGAAGTAGTGTTCCAGAGTGGTTGGAGTATAAGACAACAAACGATGACATGAATGTTGATCTCTCTCCACCGCATCTCTCCCCTTTGTTGGGCTTTGTTTTTTGCTTTATCCTTGCTGGGGTGGTTACATCTGATAACCCAATTGACTTTAAAATCACTACAATTGATGCTGAGGGTTATGGTGAAAAG TTTGATGCATCAGTTACTGCACTTTCAATTTCCGAGGCAGGTAAAGAAGCATAG